TCTGCCCGATTTCAGCCATTCTGTGCAAATCGGGGGATTGCTTATGCACCGGCGTTAAATCAAATTTAAAATCGCCCGTATGCACAATAGCGCCTGCTTTTGTTTCAAATACAACACCCAAGCAATCTGGAATGCTATGGTTCGTCTGAAAAAAGCTGATTGTGAGCGAGCCAAATGAAATGGTAGAGTCACGATCGATGGAGATGAGGGTGGACTGATGAAGCAAATTATGCTCCTTCAGCTTTAATTCGATAAGACCTAACGTTAAGCGGGTACCGTAAACAGGGACGTTTAATTGTCGCAAAAAATATGGGATACCCCCGATGTGATCCTCATGCCCATGCGTGACGATCAAGGCACGTACTTTTTCTTGATTTTCTAGCAGATAACTAATGTCCGGTATGATCAGATCAATTCCTAAATAACTCTCATCCGGAAACTTCGAGCCACAATCGATGAGGACAATTTCATCCCCATATTGAATCCCATACATGTTTTTGCCGATTTCATATACTCCTCCTAAAGCAAAAATAGAAAGAGTTTCATTCCATGCATTCATACGTAGTAATGACCTCCCTAAAGGATCTTGTGGTTACTTTTACCTATTGGAATGCTGAGTATGTATGGATAACAGGTGAGATCAAGAGGCAAAAATGGATGAATGAAGCAATCAGGAGTCGGGCACACTGGGGTAAGACTCATTTTGGAAGGGAGCAGCTCCGGTGATAACCAAACGATTTCTTTTCCGCTTGTTTCTATTGATTGCGATTGCGGCTGGTGTGGAATGGTTTGTGTACACGAACCAACAAGCGCAAACCGAAGTGGTAGCAGACGAGTCGCACGCTCATCATGCAGAGCCGACACTCGCTGTGACGCATACCCTTGTAAAAGATGATTTGCAACTCAAATTGGCCGTGACGAACTTTTCTTTTTCCCTCGAAAACATGGGGAAAGAAAACAAGCACGGGGAAGGCCATGTTCATTTGTACCTCGATGGCAAAAAAATCGCCAAAGTATTTGAGTCTAGCTATGTCATGAAGGATATCCCTGCTGGGAAGCATGAGATCAAGGTAGAATTGGCACATAATAACCACGAGTCGTATGGTGTAGCAGAGAGCTTTTCCATTGAGGTAAAGCCCTGATAAGCAAGGGTAACTGTTGGGAAAAGGAAAAAAGCCGACTTCGATGCGCCTTGTGGCTTTCGAACTGTCGGCTTTTTTCGTGAATAGACTAGCGCATGAGCACGCTGACTTTTGCTTGCTGGTCTGGCAGGGCAATCACCAAAGTCGGATAGCTGATGACTTGGATTTTCATCGAACCCGGAGCTGGTGCTTGTACCCGAACTTGTACGGCGAAGTCATGAGGGCCAGTCCGCTTGACTTGGTCCGTCACTAAACGATATCCTCCTGTAGGGCGCTGTCCTGCACCCACGACTACATAGGATTTTCCGTTGGCACGAACAATGGTGTGTCCGCCATTTTTTCGAACTGTCTTCAAAGCTTCCTGCACAGCCGGTGGATAGGGAGCAGCAACGGCCTCATAACCAGCATTTGCTTGTACAGCCTCTTTCGCCACAGGCTCAGATACGATAGGATGTTGAGGTGACAAGACTTGTGTACCGGTTACTGCCAAGGTTGCGGTTAAGAGTAAGCTAGGAAATACTTGCAACATCAAGATCCCTCCAATTGATAAAAGTAATGAATCGATCATCATATAGACTGAGGTGACAGGCGTGCGTGTGAAGGATTCGCTGGAATACCTGTCCGAATCAACGCGACAAGCGATTCTACATGAACAAACCAAACGATATCAGATTGCGGAAGAGCAAGACTTAACAGCGAGATTATTGGACCCCGTTTTTATTGGCCGAGCATGGGAACAGGCAGATGAGCTGGAACGAACCGTTATCCGGCTTTTCGTAACCAAAGCGACGAGAGGCTTTTTTAGCAAACGAACGTGGGAACGCGAAACGGCAAAAGAGCACAGACATCTGTCAGTCGGCTTGACGAAATTGCGACGGCTTGGACTGATCTTGACTGTACGGAAAATGTGGAGTGAAATCGGCTATTTGATGCCACAAGAGGTTCGGGAACAGTTGACGAATCAAATGCTGCCGGAAGCCTCTCAGGCTTTTGTTTCTCTTTCAAAAACGCTCCCTTATTATATATCAGCAGGCAGAGGGATACAGCTGGATCTTTTTGGGCTTTTGTTGTTTGTTCGAGACAACCACATTCCCATTACGCAAAAAGGAAGCATTCATCGCAGGATGTCACAAAAAATGCTGCCGCTACTCTCGTTTACAGACGAGCATGTAAAAGGAATCGTGATTCCGCCGCTCGATCAGGAACAAAGAGAGGGCTTTTCCTTGACGGTTGTTCTTGACATTGCGCTTAGACTTGGCTTGGTGTATAGGGAGGAGCGAGAACTCGTACTCGATCTCCATCGAACGAAGCAATGGCTGCATCAACCGCCGCTCGTACGTTGGGAAGAGTTGTATCAACTCGTTATGGAACAATTTTTGCCGCATGGTGACTGGTGGGAATTCTTCATTCAATTGATGAAACAGGTTCCTGTCGAGCAATGGTGTTCCATTCATGAACAATTACGCATGCTAAAAGAAGCAGGATTTTCTTTGCCCGACAATGCAGAGGAACTCATTGTGGAGCAATGGCTGCATGTACTGTTAGGCATGGGATGGATTCAGCTCGGAATGGACGAGGAGCGTGGGATTTTTTGGCGTTGGAGCAGCTTGCCGCGATTATCGTCGGAGGAAGGCTGGTTTGTAGACCCCACAGGTGCCATTACAATCCCTCCGCTTGTCCCGTTGCTGGATGTATGGGAGATCAGTCAATTTTGCCAGCTCCAATTTGATGGGCAATTGATTCGGGGTGAATTGCAAGCAAGGCTGTTGCAATCGTATTTGGCTCAAGGAGGGACGGAGGAGCAAGTCATTGAAAAGCTCCGGGCCTCCTGTGTTCATCCGTTGCCTGAAAGCTTGGTTGAGGTTGTGAGCCAATGGGCGAGAACAGCGAGGCAGATTCAAATGGAGCCGTACTTCCTCGTGCGGACAGCACATGCCGGATTTATGGAGGAATGGCGCGAAATTCCTGACTTTCGCCCATTTCTTACTCAAGTAGTCTCGCCAACTACGTTTTTGATTCCGTTCTCGCAGGAAAAAGAATTAATCCGTTTACTACGACAGTTCGGTTATGAGCCGCAAGTGCTATCACATATTGCTAGTGCAAGCAAAGAGCTTCAGCCACTCCCAAACAGCCACGCCGGGAATAAGGGCTTGCTTCTCATCGAACGGCCTTGGGACGGTTATGCTATAGAAAACACGTTCCCTGAGCAAAATGAACAAATCGCAGCCCTTCCGAAAATGTGGACGAAGCATTTTCAATCCTATCACCCACAGTCCATGCGGGATTTGTTTAAGCGCGCAATCGAACTGAAGCTGGAAGTCGAGATCCAGCAAGGTGGAAAAGAAAAGCTGCGTGGGCTACCGACAGAAGTACGCCTGGAAATGGGGTACTGGATGGTTACGATTGCCGGACAGGGAGGCAAACAGTGTTACCGTCTCGATAGCATCGAGCGAGTGCGCATTGTAGTGCCCGAATATCTGTACTAAGGGTGTGCATCGTGATACAATCAGGAATGACGTAAAGTTTCAAGCTTTGCGGCGAAAGGAGGTCTCGCTTTATGGAAACATTGGAAGCAGTGGATATGACGCAGTTGATCATGGGTTCTCATGAGCTGTCCACGATGATTAACCAATCGCGCGAGGTCTCGGAGTATCTGGAGGCCAAACGCCAAATGGAAGCAGATGAGGAAGTGCAACGTCTGCTCGTCGTGTTCGAGGCTAAGAAGGAACAGTACGAAGATGTGCAACGGTTCGGGAAGTATCACCCGGATTACAATCATATATCCAAAGAAGTACGGGAACTGAAGCGCAACATTGAACTGAGGGATTCCGTACAGGCGTTCAAGCGAGCAGAGGATGCTCTGGATGAGCTCTTGTATCAGGTGAGTAGAACCATTGCTCATTCCGTCTCGGAAACGATCAAGGTTCCGAGCAACAATCCATTTTTAGAGGCGCAGGGCAGCGGTTGTGGAACAGGCGGAAGCTGTGGCTGTAGCGTGAAAAAGCCATCGTAATTTACGCTGTTCCCGATTCATTTTGGCGTAGCAGAAAGCAGTCTTCACAAAGATTGCCGCAGCAAAACTGCTTTTCGTCAGGTACGCGAAAGCGGAAGCGATACACATGCTGCACATCATCAGAACGCACGTAAATGCATTCTGGCTGTAATTTGGTATCAGTGGTCAGGCGCTCTCCTGTTTCCATGAGCTGGTTTGTAAGCAGAGGAGCAGGGAGCGTACTGCATACATAGAAAAAGAGCTGGCCCGCATAGGTTTGCCAACTGCTATGGGTCACGATTTTTTCGCGGTGAAGCGCTTCCTCGAATTGATGATAAAACGTAGCCAGCATAGACCACGATTCCTTTCTATATAAGCTTTCAACAGTAAGTATACCACGATTAGGAAGGAGACCGACGGCAAAACATGAGAGAGCGACGTCTGGGGGTCGCCGTGTGGGTGAAAAACACGCGTGCCGCCAAAAATTTACGCAAATTTGGCACCATTCATTACATCTCCAAGCGCTTAAATTACGTTTCGATGTATGTGGATGCCAATTTGTTGGACGAAACGATTCGCATTATGGAGAAGCTGCACTTTGTAACGAAAATTGAACGTTCCCATCGCCATGAGATCCCGGTAGAGTACAACAATGCCAGACCGGATAAGGCAAAGGAATACGATTATAAACAAGAAAAGAACCAGGTAATGGCACTAGCAGAGACCTTACAGACAGAAGAAAGCAGTCAAGCAACCGTTGGTTCGACATAGTTGTTCATAAGCTGCCATTTTTCGGCAGCTTTTTTGCTTTTGTTAAACTGGCGTACATGGTATGCTAAAGTGGAAGAAAACGAGAAGCCACGCGTATGAATGCGTTTTCAAAAGATAGAGTAGCGAAAGAAAGGTGAGCATACATGATTCATCTGGATATTAACTGCGATATGGCAGAGGGCTTCAGCAGAGGTCGACAATCAGAGGATTTGGGGATTATGAAATGGATCACCTCCGTTAATATTGCTTGCGGATTGCATGCAGGGGATCCCCATATTATTTGCAGAACAATCGAAGCCGCACTCAAGCATGATGTGAAAATCGGGGCACATCCCGGCTATGCAGATATTCAAGGCTTCGGACGTCGTTCGATGAACTTGTCTGTCAATGAAGTGTATGAGCTGGTGTTGTATCAAATTGCAGCCTTGGCAGGGACTACAAAAGCACTAGGCGGGGAGCTTCACCATGTGAAATTGCATGGCGCGCTATATAACGAAGCGGCCGAACGGCCAGAGCTCGCCGAAGCGGTTGTGCAAGCCATTGCAGATATTGACGAAGATCTGATCCTCTATGCACTCTCTGGCAGCAAGCTAGTAGAGGCTGGCTTGGAACACGGGATTCAAGTGGCAGAGGAAGTATTTGCAGAGCGGGCTTATTTGCCGAATGGTCGATTGGCGCCGCGTGATCTGGAAGGAAGCGTGCTGATCAGCAAGGAAGAACGCATGGAGCAGACACGTCAGCTTGTTTTAAAACAAAGAGTAATGACGGTCAATGGCGAGCACATTGACTTGGCGGCTGATACCCTTTGTGTCCATCACGAGAGCCATGACGTCCTGCAATTCCTCGGCGAAGTACATAAGTGGGCAAAACAAAACGATGTGAAGATTGAACCAATCACAGCTCGATAGGTAAAAAGCCATCCAGCAATGCCATCCCATTATCGGGAAATGGACGTTGCTGAATGGCTTTTTTCATTTTTCCGTTCTTTGATTGTGCCATTATCGATCAGGAAAATGACATCTGCGAGCTTCTCGGCTTCTTCACGATCATGGGTGACCAGAAGAAAAGGGATGTTCCACATAGCGTGAAGGCGAAGCAACTCATCCTGGCATTGTTTACGCGTATCCGCGTCCAGCGCCGATAACGGCTCATCAAGGAGCAGAATGTCTGGTTCTGTCGCAAGTGCACGTACGAGTGCCACCCGTTGTTTTTGTCCCCCGGATAACTGGTGAGGATATTTTTGCATCAGATGATCGATTCCCACTGAGGACAACAATGGAGCCAAATTCAGTTCATGCCCCTTTTTTAAGCCGTATCGAACATTTTGCTCGACGGTCATGTGAGGGAACAGAGCATAATCTTGAAATAAATACCCGATGCTGCGTTTTTGTACAGGAAGCGGCTTCTGTCCTTCGCGATAAAAGACGTTCTCGTTTAATTGGATCACGCCAGTATCGGGATGAACCAGACCTGCAATACTGTTCAATATCGTTGTTTTGCCAGAGCCGGATGGTCCAAACAGCACAGCAATTTCCTTTTGCACCGTAAAGGACACATCCAAAATAAAATCAGGCAAACGCTTCTGTATGTCGAGAAAGAGCAATTCCCATTCACCTGCCTTACTTTTGATTGGCGTACCTGCGTACATTGCGACGACTCCACCAATTCAGCCAGAGAGTCGTACCCATCCCCAAGGAAACAATAATGACGACCCAAAACAAAGCCTTATCCATTTGACCAGCCTCAACAGCAAAATAAATGGCGACGGGAATCGTATCGGTTTTCCCAGGGATGTAGCCTGCGAGCATCAGTGTAGCACCAAACTCCCCTAAACCACGGGCAAAAGAAAGAACAAACCCAGCCAACAGGCCGGGCCAAGCCAAGGGAAAGGTAACGGTCCAGAATAATCGCCATTCCGACGCCCCCATCGTGCGTGCCGCATTCTCCAAACGACGATCCACTCCTGTGAAGGCAGCGACTGCACTCTGATACATCAGCGGAAAGGAAACGACAACCGAGGCAATAACGGCGCCTGTCAGTGTAAAGACGACGGTAATATTGAACCAATCATGCAGAAGCTGACCGAGAAAACCGTTTTTCCCAAAAAGCAGCAACAGACCGAAGCCAACAACAGTGGGAGGGAGGACAAGTGGAAGCAAAAAGAAGGACTCCAGCACATTCTTCCCCCAAAAATCCTTTTGTGTCATCCACCTTGCAGAAACCATCCCGAGGATAAAAACAAAGGAGGTGGAGAGCGCAGCTACTTTAAGGGAGAGCATCAAAGGAGTAAGATTTGTTTCAATCACGCTTGCCACCTCCCATTCCATTCTGTTCGTTTATTGAAACCCGTACTTCTGTAAGATCGCTTTTCCTTTGTCGCTTGTCAAGTAGGCTAGAAAAGCTTTTGCTGCATCTTGGTTCTTCGAAGCGCTGACGACCGCACCTGGATAAACGATCGGCTTGTGCCATTCAGGTTTGGCTGTCGCCAATATCTTAACATCTTTCGAAGCGGCAGCATCACTGGAATAGACAATACCGACATCCGCGTTACCGGATTCTACGAAGGTCAAAACTTGGCGAACATCGCTGCCAAATACCATTTGTGCGGAAAGAGAATCCCACATTTTCAGCGTATCCAATGTTTCTTTCGCATATCGCCCAGCGGGGACTGTCTCAGGCTCACCGACGGCAATATGCTTGATCGCTGCGTTGCTCAGCTCTTCAAAAGAAGAGATAGCGACAGCACTTTTGTTACCTGCAATGAGAACAAGCGAGTTTTTCGTGAAGTCTTGGCGTGTGTCTTTGGCGATCAATTGCTGTTCCTCTAGACCGTCCATGTCTTTTTTGCTAGCAGACAAAAATACGTCAGACGGAGCACCTTGCGTAATTTGTGTGGCGAGTTTGCCCGAGCCTCCGAAGTTAAAGGTGAGGGTCGTTCCCGGGTGTTCCGTTTCGTATTGCGTTTTCAACTCATTCAAGGCATCCGTCAAGCTAGCAGCAGCAGAAATCATCAGTTCTACCTTTGCTGCATCGGTTTTGGCTGGCTCACTTGCTTGTGGTGCGGTTTGTGTTGTCGAGCAAGCCGTTAGCATTAAGCAAAATACTGTCAATATGGCAAACCAGTGCTTCTTCATAAAAAAAGACCTCCATAATTATATTTAGTTATAAGTAATTATAACTGGACATAACTAGATTATATGGATTCGTAATGAATAATCAATTGCGATTTTACGACACTTGTTTGACAATAGAGCAAA
The window above is part of the Brevibacillus brevis NBRC 100599 genome. Proteins encoded here:
- the modA gene encoding molybdate ABC transporter substrate-binding protein, which codes for MKKHWFAILTVFCLMLTACSTTQTAPQASEPAKTDAAKVELMISAAASLTDALNELKTQYETEHPGTTLTFNFGGSGKLATQITQGAPSDVFLSASKKDMDGLEEQQLIAKDTRQDFTKNSLVLIAGNKSAVAISSFEELSNAAIKHIAVGEPETVPAGRYAKETLDTLKMWDSLSAQMVFGSDVRQVLTFVESGNADVGIVYSSDAAASKDVKILATAKPEWHKPIVYPGAVVSASKNQDAAKAFLAYLTSDKGKAILQKYGFQ
- a CDS encoding protease complex subunit PrcB family protein — its product is MLQVFPSLLLTATLAVTGTQVLSPQHPIVSEPVAKEAVQANAGYEAVAAPYPPAVQEALKTVRKNGGHTIVRANGKSYVVVGAGQRPTGGYRLVTDQVKRTGPHDFAVQVRVQAPAPGSMKIQVISYPTLVIALPDQQAKVSVLMR
- a CDS encoding YlbF family regulator — its product is METLEAVDMTQLIMGSHELSTMINQSREVSEYLEAKRQMEADEEVQRLLVVFEAKKEQYEDVQRFGKYHPDYNHISKEVRELKRNIELRDSVQAFKRAEDALDELLYQVSRTIAHSVSETIKVPSNNPFLEAQGSGCGTGGSCGCSVKKPS
- the modB gene encoding molybdate ABC transporter permease subunit; this translates as MIETNLTPLMLSLKVAALSTSFVFILGMVSARWMTQKDFWGKNVLESFFLLPLVLPPTVVGFGLLLLFGKNGFLGQLLHDWFNITVVFTLTGAVIASVVVSFPLMYQSAVAAFTGVDRRLENAARTMGASEWRLFWTVTFPLAWPGLLAGFVLSFARGLGEFGATLMLAGYIPGKTDTIPVAIYFAVEAGQMDKALFWVVIIVSLGMGTTLWLNWWSRRNVRRYANQK
- a CDS encoding YlbG family protein, which gives rise to MRERRLGVAVWVKNTRAAKNLRKFGTIHYISKRLNYVSMYVDANLLDETIRIMEKLHFVTKIERSHRHEIPVEYNNARPDKAKEYDYKQEKNQVMALAETLQTEESSQATVGST
- a CDS encoding ABC transporter ATP-binding protein, whose translation is MLFLDIQKRLPDFILDVSFTVQKEIAVLFGPSGSGKTTILNSIAGLVHPDTGVIQLNENVFYREGQKPLPVQKRSIGYLFQDYALFPHMTVEQNVRYGLKKGHELNLAPLLSSVGIDHLMQKYPHQLSGGQKQRVALVRALATEPDILLLDEPLSALDADTRKQCQDELLRLHAMWNIPFLLVTHDREEAEKLADVIFLIDNGTIKERKNEKSHSATSISR
- a CDS encoding LamB/YcsF family protein; this translates as MIHLDINCDMAEGFSRGRQSEDLGIMKWITSVNIACGLHAGDPHIICRTIEAALKHDVKIGAHPGYADIQGFGRRSMNLSVNEVYELVLYQIAALAGTTKALGGELHHVKLHGALYNEAAERPELAEAVVQAIADIDEDLILYALSGSKLVEAGLEHGIQVAEEVFAERAYLPNGRLAPRDLEGSVLISKEERMEQTRQLVLKQRVMTVNGEHIDLAADTLCVHHESHDVLQFLGEVHKWAKQNDVKIEPITAR